A section of the Malania oleifera isolate guangnan ecotype guangnan chromosome 2, ASM2987363v1, whole genome shotgun sequence genome encodes:
- the LOC131148680 gene encoding uncharacterized protein LOC131148680, with amino-acid sequence MPVRVKCEAKIKRGGEMQEMQLVLPLLGIVAAAAVTFYAVSFAELREKSFRDLEESESENGGFKPSMSSREKRARRQANKKAKG; translated from the exons ATGCCTGTGCGTGTGAAATGTGAGGCTAAGATCAAGCGAGGAGGAGAGATGCAAGAAATGCAACTAGTCCTTCCCCTGCTTGGAATTGTGGCGGCAGCAGCTGTTACCTTTTATGCAGTGAGCTTTGCTGAGCTCAGGGAg AAGTCATTTAGAGATTTGGAAGAGTCAGAATCTGAAAATGGGGGGTTTAAGCCATCTATGAGTTCCAGAGAAAAAAGGGCTAGAAGGCAAGCTAACAAAAAGGCCAAAGGTTGA